Genomic window (Chloroflexota bacterium):
TCCGGGGCGTATTCGACGACGATGACGCGCTGGCTCACCGCCACCTGCGGGGCGGCCAAGCCTACACCAGGAGCCTCGCGCATGGTTTCCACCATGTCGTCCACCAATTGCCTGAGGGCCGGGCCAAAAGCCGTCACCCGCCTGGCTTTCTGGCGCAGGACGGGATTTTCGGGCGTGATGATTTCACGAACGGGCATAACGATATTTATTGCTTTCCTTCCTGAGAGCGTTTCCGGCGATCTTCTTCCAGCATTTCATAGAAGGCCGAGAAATACTGGCCTAATTCTTCCTGCCTCTGCTTGCTGGCGGCGTTGGCGACGGCGGCGGCGCGGGTTTCCTTGCGGCGATAAATATCCTGTTGCACACTGAGCGGGTTGAAGACGTTGAAAAATTTCATCTCGCCGCCCGGGCCGGTTTGCACGGTGACCGTGCCGTAGTTGAGGAAGTTCGCCAACAGGCTGGGCTTGGTGTAGGTTACATTCATCACCGACTCCAAATTGGCCGCCTTGCGGCTTTCATCGCCAAACGGCTTGCGTTCCAGGTCAATGATCTGGGTGGAGGTCACCATATAAATATCGTTGCGCCAGTCGAGGAACTGGTATAGAGCCGAGCCGACGAAGATGATAAACACGGTGAGAGACACAGCCAGGGTGATGACCGGGTCGAAGGTGAAGATGCGGAATGTGTAAAGAAAGAGGACGAAGATGACTCCCAGCACTCCCAGCAGTTGCAAGCCGATCCTCTGAATGAGGACGTAATGATGTTTGTGATAGATGATGGCGTCGCCTTGTTGCTCGCGAATCGCCAATGTGAGCTTCTGCCGCAGGCCTTTGAACTCTTGAAGCGGCTTGGGCAGGAAGGAGGCCTGTTTGGGCGGCGGCGGCGGCGGGGCTTTGCTGAGGCCGGCCTGTTGCGGCGGGGCCAGCGATTTGCGAATCGTCGTTTTGAGCGTCTCGCGCTCCTGCATTTTCTGCTGGATGCGAGACCGGTTGAGATGCTCCAGGATCATGTCGGCCGTGGCTTGCGGGTAGGGAACGTTGTTGAAGATGATCGGCCCGGAGAAGGTGTTGACGATCAAATCGCCATAGTCGAATAGCCGCCCCCACTCGCTGGCCTTGATCGCGGTGTTGCTCACCGAGGTCAGCGGCACTTCGGCCCGGCTGTCGAAGAGGAACACCACTTGGTCAATGTCAATGATGCGTTTGTTGGTGACGATGTACCAGTCGTTGTGAAAGTCAATCCAGTTCCAGCGCATCCAGGCCAGGTCGAGCAGGAAAAGAAAGACGGCCGCGCCCCAGGCCCAGGGTAAAAAGTCCGGCGGGATCAGGGTTCGAGCGTAGAACAGGCCCGCGCCCAGAGCGATGACCAGAAGCATCCCGACGAAAGTTGGCGCCAGCATTTGCCACAAAAAGATGGAATGTTGCAGCGTAGCCAGATAAACGATTTCGTCAGATTTCTCTTTGGTCTTGTCGTTCTGCAACAGTTTGGCGAAGTCGGCGTCGCGGGCAAAATTGCGCGACCGCAAGGCGACTTCGAGATGGGGCTTGATCTTCGGATTGTTGAAGATGGAGCGGTAATAATCATCGCGGCTCAGCCTCCACAGCTTGAGCGCGGTGAGCGCCTTGACAGACGCCGTGCGGTGACTGCGATGTTGCAGAGAGATCTCGCCGAAGTAGTCGCCGGCCACCAGCTTGGAGACCAGCTTACTTCCTCCGGTGAGGGTGGCGCGGGTGATCTCCACCTGGCCTTCTTGAATCGCGAAGAAGGCGTCGCCCGGATCGCCCTGCTTGAAGACGACCTCTTCAGGTTTGAACTCCACCCATTCAAAGTGCGAGCCTAGCTCACGCAGTTCATCGTCGGTCATCGAGATGAAGAGGTGCATGCGGCGCAGAAGCGGAAAGGCGTCGGCCATGCCGGGATTCTAGCACAAGCTGTTTAGAAGGGAAGCGAGGGGAGAACAGCGGATGTGTGGAATTTAACGGATCACAATCCGTTAAATTCCGCGCATCCGTTGTTACAAAACATGACGGGTCATCGAAACATCCGTGCTATAATCTTTTTTGCGAAAGCTGGAGTTTGTTATGGGACTGCTCTCTCGACTCAACAATCCGAAACCGAATAAAGGCAAAAGCGCGCCGCCCAAAGACTCCGGCAAGCCGAAGGACTCTAAACCGCCGCGCGGCAAAAAGAACGCGCCCCCGCCGCCGCAGGGCCTCACCCTCGATCAGAAGCTCGACATTGTCGGCATCTGCCTGGTGCTGGCCGGCCTCATCATCATCTTCGCCTTCCTCTCGCCCAACAACAGCAACTTCACCAAACCCATCCTCACCCTGCTGGCCCAGTTGTTTGGTCTGGGCAAGTACCTGGCCCCGGTCGGCCTGATCGTGCTGGGCGGCTGGATAGTTCTGCGCCACTTCGGCGACAAACTGCCGCGCGTGGAGCCGGAGCGTGTGCTGGGCTACATTTTGTTGTTTGTTGTCGCCCTGGTCTCCATCCACTTCTTTGTGGCCCAAACGCCTGAGGATGGCCGGACGCTGGCCGAAGCGGGCGAAGGCGGCGGCTGGATCGGTCACGGCCTCTTGCAAATCCTGCTCACCAGTCTTGGCACGGGCGGCGCGGTGGTGGCTGTCGCCGCCTGGTGGATCATCGCCGCCATTCTCGCCCTCGGCCTCTCGATGCAACAACTGATCACCGGCGCGCAAACGGCGATTGAAACGCTTCGCGTGAGGCCGCGCCAGAACTTTGAGCCGACCCGTCCGCCGCTGACGATGAGGCCGCCGACTCCGGCCCGGCCCGAACCGGACGCCCCACCCGTTGAGCCGGCCAGACCGACGTTAGCGCCCGCGCCCAAACAGAGTTCGCAATCCCAACCGGCGAGTCCGGCTCAGGGCAAGAAGCAACGTCCACAACAACCGACGGCTCAACCTGCCATCGAGATTCCGCCCCCGCCGCCGTCGCCGATGTTCGATCAGCCGCTCATCATTGGCGGCCAGCAACCCTGGGTTCTGCCGGCGGTGGCCGACATGCTGGAGCCGGGCAGTGAGGCCGGCGCGGACGATCAATATGATCGTGAACGGGTGCGTACCATCGAAGACACCTTGAGCGCGTTCGGGGCGCCGTCGCGGGTGGTGGAGATCAATCGCG
Coding sequences:
- a CDS encoding cyclic nucleotide-binding domain-containing protein; translated protein: MADAFPLLRRMHLFISMTDDELRELGSHFEWVEFKPEEVVFKQGDPGDAFFAIQEGQVEITRATLTGGSKLVSKLVAGDYFGEISLQHRSHRTASVKALTALKLWRLSRDDYYRSIFNNPKIKPHLEVALRSRNFARDADFAKLLQNDKTKEKSDEIVYLATLQHSIFLWQMLAPTFVGMLLVIALGAGLFYARTLIPPDFLPWAWGAAVFLFLLDLAWMRWNWIDFHNDWYIVTNKRIIDIDQVVFLFDSRAEVPLTSVSNTAIKASEWGRLFDYGDLIVNTFSGPIIFNNVPYPQATADMILEHLNRSRIQQKMQERETLKTTIRKSLAPPQQAGLSKAPPPPPPKQASFLPKPLQEFKGLRQKLTLAIREQQGDAIIYHKHHYVLIQRIGLQLLGVLGVIFVLFLYTFRIFTFDPVITLAVSLTVFIIFVGSALYQFLDWRNDIYMVTSTQIIDLERKPFGDESRKAANLESVMNVTYTKPSLLANFLNYGTVTVQTGPGGEMKFFNVFNPLSVQQDIYRRKETRAAAVANAASKQRQEELGQYFSAFYEMLEEDRRKRSQEGKQ